The Rattus rattus isolate New Zealand chromosome X, Rrattus_CSIRO_v1, whole genome shotgun sequence genome has a window encoding:
- the Tceal8 gene encoding transcription elongation factor A protein-like 8, with protein sequence MQKSCDENEGTPQNTPKADEGHPSEDPPQQAGENLQASGENVREETDGSLRGEPAEPSPEPKEDTPARHLNPEEVIRGVDELERLREEIRRVRNKFVLMHWKQRHSRSRPYPVCFRP encoded by the coding sequence atGCAAAAGTCTTGTGACGAAAACGAAGGAACACCCCAGAACACTCCAAAAGCAGATGAAGGCCATCCTTCAGAAGATCCACCACAGCAGGCAGGAGAAAATCTTCAGGCTTCTGGAGAAAATGTGAGAGAGGAAACTGATGGAAGCCTTAGAGGAGAGCCTGCTGAACCCAGCCCAGAGCCTAAAGAGGACACTCCTGCAAGGCATCTGAACCCTGAAGAAGTGATAAGAGGAGTAGATGAGTTGGAAAGGCTTAGGGAAGAGATAAGAAGAGTAAGAAATAAGTTTGTGTTGATGCATTGGAAGCAAAGACATTCCCGAAGCCGTCCTTACCCTGTGTGCTTCAGGCCTTGA